The Juglans microcarpa x Juglans regia isolate MS1-56 chromosome 2S, Jm3101_v1.0, whole genome shotgun sequence genome has a window encoding:
- the LOC121253527 gene encoding probable inositol oxygenase: MKGLVHYYGYAIQDPDHPISATCWGPARYYRACLGADENDQQLHPVMKYGTLDISSSWSYYRPGRYSDRWTFERLWNIDCYINCLNFGRKMTILVEKPVLVSPALEPKAVSNKEDSEKEMVAENGFFAPEINSFGNSFRDYNAESARQSTVEEFYRQQHINQTYDFVKRMREEYTKLNRMEMGIWECCELLNEVVDDSDPDLDEPQIMHLLQTAEAIRKDYPNEDWLHLTALIHDLGKVLLLPQFGGLPQWAVVGDTFPLGCAFDDSIVHNKYFKENPDYNNPAYNTKYGIYSQGCGLDNVIISWGHDDYMYLVAKQNGTTLPPAALFIIRFHSFYPLHTAGAYKHLLNDEDAKSLTWLHIFNKYDLYSKSKDKIDIEKVKPYYMSLIEKYFPAKLKW, from the exons ATGAAAGGCCTGGTACATTACTACGGATATGCCATTCAGGATCCTGATCACCCTATTTCTGCTACATGTTGGGGTCCTGCAAGATATTACCGAGCGTGTCTGGGAGCTGATGAGAATGATCAACAACTCCACCCTGTCATGAAGTACGGGACACTCGATATTTCATCTTCGTGGTCCTATTATAGACCCGGTCGATACTCAGACAGATGGACATTCGAGAGATTGTGGAATATCGACTG TTACATTAATTGCTtgaattttggaagaaaaatgaCTATCCTCGTTGAGAAGCCTGTGCTTG TGTCACCAGCACTGGAGCCCAAAGCTGTGTCAAACAAAGAAGATTCCGAGAAAGAAATGGTAGCAGAGAATGGATTCTTCGCACCAGAAATCAATTCATTCGGAAACTCATTCAG GGACTATAATGCAGAAAGCGCAAGGCAAAGCACGGTCGAGGAATTCTACAGGCAGCAGCACATTAACCAAACATATGATTTT GTGAAGAGGATGAGAGAAGAGTACACTAAGCTGAATAGAATGGAAATGGGGATATGGGAATGTTGTGAGCTCCTCAACGAGGTGGTGGATGACAGTGATCCTGACTTGGATGAACCACAAATTATGCACTTGTTACAAACGGCCGAAGCAATTAGAAAAGATTATCCCAATGAAGATTGGCTGCATCTCACTGCCTTAATTCATG ACCTTGGAAAAGTTCTTCTCCTTCCTCAATTTGGAGGGCTTCCTCAATGGGCTGTTGTGG GGGATACATTCCCTCTTGGATGTGCTTTTGACGATTCAATTGTCCACAACAAG TATTTCAAGGAAAATCCAGATTACAACAATCCAGCTTACAATACCAAATACGGAATTTACTCTCAAGGGTGTGGACTGGACAATGTAATAATATCATGGGGGCATGATGACTACATGTACTTg GTGGCTAAACAGAATGGGACAACTCTACCTCCAGCCGCATTGTTCATTATTCGATTCCACTCATTTTACC ctTTACATACGGCGGGAGCGTATAAGCACCTACTCAACGATGAGGATGCCAAGAGTCTAACCTGGCTTCATATATTCAA CAAATATGACCTCTATAGTAAGAGCAAAGATAAGATTGATATTGAGAAAGTAAAGCCATATTACATGTCCCTCATTGAAAAG TATTTCCCGGCAAAACTCAAGTGGTGA